The following coding sequences lie in one Arachis ipaensis cultivar K30076 chromosome B05, Araip1.1, whole genome shotgun sequence genomic window:
- the LOC107642967 gene encoding protein DETOXIFICATION 49-like translates to MCKLSSSYTATTMCKRECDEGQEGKTPDMLTHLIPKTPTTTQKPHNNNTTNHLSEAIKEAKCIAKISLPMVLTGLLLYSRSVISMIFLGRLGDLALAGGSLAIGFANITGYSLLSGLAVGMDPICGQAFGAKRYKLLGLTMQRTVLLLLLTSTFIAALWLNMKKILLFCGQQHDIATEAQSFILFSLPDLLAQSLLHPLRIYLRTQSITLPLTYTALLSILLHVPINYLLVSVLDLGIRGIALGAVWTNFNLVASLIIYIWVSGIHTKTWSGVSSECFKGWKQLLSLAIPSCVSVCLEWWWYEIMILLCGLLINPQATVASMGVLIQTTALIYIFPSSLSFGVSTRVGNELGAGNPKRAKLAAIVGLCFSFLLGFSALVFAISVRNVWASMFTKDSQIIALTSMVLPIIGLCELGNCPQTTVCGVLRGTARPKLGANINLGCFYLVGMPIAVWLSFYGGFDFKGLWLGLLGAQGSCMVTMMFVLVLTNWEAQALRAKDLTSSEDVAQPNFPEDDEQEHCKCSLISSKQFSDSLV, encoded by the coding sequence ATGTGCAAGTTATCATCATCTTACACAGCTACAACTATGTGTAAGCGTGAATGCGATGAAGGGCAAGAAGGAAAAACCCCTGACATGCTTACTCATTTGATTCCTAAAACCCCAACAACAACACAAAAGCCCCACAACAACAACACAACCAATCATTTATCAGAAGCAATCAAAGAGGCAAAGTGCATAGCCAAGATATCGTTACCCATGGTCCTAACTGGCCTACTACTTTACTCTCGCTCCGTCATTTCCATGATCTTCCTTGGCCGCCTCGGCGACCTTGCCTTAGCGGGCGGCTCTCTCGCCATTGGATTCGCCAACATCACCGGCTACTCTCTTCTTTCCGGCCTCGCCGTCGGCATGGACCCAATCTGCGGCCAGGCTTTTGGCGCCAAAAGGTACAAGCTCTTGGGCCTCACCATGCAGAGGACAGTGCTTCTCCTCCTCCTCACTTCAACCTTCATTGCCGCTCTTTGGCTTAACATGAAAAAGATTCTCCTCTTTTGTGGCCAGCAACACGACATAGCCACTGAAGCTCAATCCTtcattctcttctctcttcccgaTCTCCTTGCGCAATCGCTGCTCCATCCTCTTAGAATCTATCTCAGAACCCAATCCATAACTCTCCCTCTTACATACACCGCGCTTCTTTCGATTCTTCTCCACGTCCCAATCAACTACCTACTAGTCTCTGTTCTTGACCTTGGAATCAGAGGAATCGCGTTAGGCGCTGTTTGGACGAACTTCAACCTCGTGGCATCTCTGATTATCTACATATGGGTCTCAGGGATTCACACCAAGACATGGAGCGGTGTTTCTTCTGAATGCTTCAAGGGATGGAAGCAACTACTGAGTCTCGCGATTCCGAGCTGCGTCTCTGTGTGCTTGGAATGGTGGTGGTACGAGATTATGATCTTACTCTGCGGCTTGTTAATCAACCCTCAAGCAACCGTTGCGTCAATGGGGGTTTTGATCCAAACAACTGCATTGATATACATTTTCCCATCTTCGTTGAGCTTCGGCGTGTCTACAAGAGTTGGAAACGAACTTGGTGCGGGAAATCCCAAGAGAGCGAAGCTTGCAGCAATTGTGGGACTCTGTTTCAGCTTCTTATTGGGATTCTCCGCATTGGTGTTTGCAATTTCGGTGAGGAACGTGTGGGCTTCGATGTTCACAAAGGATTCACAGATCATTGCTCTAACGTCAATGGTATTGCCGATCATAGGGCTGTGCGAGCTCGGAAACTGTCCTCAAACGACGGTTTGCGGTGTTCTGAGGGGAACGGCAAGACCAAAACTGGGAGCCAACATAAACTTAGGTTGCTTCTACCTTGTGGGAATGCCCATTGCGGTTTGGTTAAGCTTTTATGGTGGTTTTGACTTTAAAGGATTGTGGCTTGGCCTATTGGGTGCTCAGGGTTCATGTATGGTGACTATGATGTTTGTTTTGGTTCTAACCAATTGGGAAGCTCAAGCACTTAGAGCAAAGGATCTTACTTCTTCTGAGGATGTGGCGCAACCAAATTTCCCAGAGGATGATGAACAAGAACATTGCAAATGCTCTCTGATTTCGTCAAAACAATTCTCTGATTCTTTAGTTTGA